A single region of the Xiphophorus maculatus strain JP 163 A chromosome 3, X_maculatus-5.0-male, whole genome shotgun sequence genome encodes:
- the LOC102238089 gene encoding ras GTPase-activating-like protein IQGAP3 isoform X3: protein MTTLGLPAIFHPETTDVYDKKNMPRAVYCIHALSLYLHRLGLAPPIYDLYGKVKFTAEEISNMELELDKYGIQMPAFSKIGGILANELSVDEAAVHAAVAAINEAVDRGEVSGTAAALRNPAALLCDLQEALMAPYQEALREARRRKAERAAHQGGLEDRDMYEEFLSRQEIQELIGSVNVRCAVQQVDEALDAANELSLLAALQRPCLALRGLRVSNGTWYLDQLLEDRHQKALDLGSPDPLEPAELQESIAAANQEAQSAARLVLAVQSVNSSLRGSDPRRTVSCLMNSDLQLPEVFPAAAALYHRELQLLQRCTTQGELHQEELFVAVEMLSAVALTNQSLEAGHLQQFSSSLVSLSAGLCDVDSALMDRYMQHLAGVKQQEGGAMLTWNQLQEGINSVNSCAEDQHQQLQAVGLINEALMRGDVQQLLSALLLPSGGLEDVIPANVCRYLMLLTSCRHDKAQMSRDPGAELWLADIQEVVKQANQQSQNALKLCLAVAAANQAVKENRAQQTLRVLSLPDLQLRGVLPDCAAAYQQELSGRLADRIRPGEARPGEARPGEAWTLAKVLPCPGAERSPWVRVRLDDGSFYYFHLSRLEGSWEVPDGFQNHGRFLTRQDIQEVVSSVSASYNRSILWRRSAALVVGLQARCRGFLVRQQLEGRQRYLIGQSAAVVVIQSHWRRFIQQRAYRRRLQLLYRNWRSIVKIQALVRMWLARRRLLTRLRFFRQNVDAVVKIQTFFRASRARNQYRLLVHSDTPPLSVIRRFLRLLDLGDDDIREEAELLRLRQEVVRSIRANRQLEADLDLMDLKIGLLVRNRATLQEVVSHCKKLTGKNKEHLSDLMDMERSKGLKALSRDRREKLEAYQHLFYLLQTQPLYLAHVIFLMPQSRSTCFVEMLVFSLFNYGSDRRDAFLLLQLFTEALRYEIRLKVEQPQEVITGNPTVIKMLVNFYRQARGQNALRDSLGPALRDVLLDQTFSIRTDPLEVYKTWINQTETQTGHKSSLPYEVSAEEALSHPEVQRRIDIAIINLKNLTDRVLKAITSNLNKLPYGLRYTAKVLRDALKTKFPVASEAELYKIVGNLVYYRYMNPAIVAPDGFDVVDRSAGSALQPEQRHILGSIARMLQHAAANKHFHGDGYHVHALNQYITQTHGRFRKFLHSVCDVPEPEELFSMDEFSEQLIVNRPIVYISVSELLNTHKLLLEHQEVLCPDPSDPLRLILNDLGPVPSLQELNGEASADPGSEFSKMEVSLTLTNKFDVFDDSSDRPDVRGLLLSTKQLIIDVIRTQPGDSLRDILKTKTSPDQEVCHNWLVQRRARQDAQTPEKMKRNPSLVANGNLSLEEKKRKIVRSLRRLEALGVLRPPRAEEQLLQMVAKDIRQQRVRRQRRGAELHKLQQTLSRLQEKSSFHCQQVEFYRHYITSCLDYLTTGSKGTNRNAAESRGKKKLPALSYSAARLQEKGVLLEIEDLPTTQFRNVVFDITPGPETGSFSVSARFLGVQMEDFLLRYQDLLQLQYEGVAVMKMFDKAKVNVNLLIFLLNKKFFKK, encoded by the exons ATGACGACCCTGGGCCTGCCAGCG ATCTTCCATCCTGAAACTACAGACGTTTATGACAAGAAGAACATGCCCAGAGCAGTTTACTGCATCCACGCCCTCag CCTCTACCTGCACAGACTCGGCTTGGCTCCTCCTATTTATGACCTCTATGGAAAAGTAAAGTTCACAG CTGAGGAGATCAGCAAcatggagctggagctggataAATACGGGATCCAGATGCCGGCCTTCAGTAAGATCGGAGGCATCCTGGCCAACGAGCTGTCTGTGGACGAAGCCGCAG TGCACGCGGCCGTGGCGGCCATTAATGAGGCGGTGGACCGAGGGGAGGTGAGCGGCACGGCGGCGGCTCTGAGGAACCCCGCGGCGCTGCTCTGCGACCTGCAGGAGGCGCTGATGGCCCCCTACCAGGAGGCGCTGAGGGAGGCCAGGAGGAGGAAGGCGGAGCGAGCGGCTCATCAG GGAGGCCTGGAGGACAGAGACATGTACGAGGAGTTCCTGAGCCGCCAGGAGATCCAGGAGCTCATCGGCAGCGTCAACG TGAGGTGTGCGGTGCAGCAGGTGGACGAGGCTCTGGACGCTGCCAATGAACTCTCTCTGCTTGCTGCGCTGCAGCGGCCATGTTTGGCCCTCAGGGGCCTCCGTGTCTCCAACGGTACCTGGTACCTGGATCAGCTGCTGGAGGACCGCCACCAGAAGGCGCTG GACCTGGGCTCCCCAGATCCTCTGGAGCCGGCCGAGCTGCAGGAGAGCATCGCTGCTGCCAACCAGGAAGCTCAGAGCGCCGCGAGAC TTGTCCTGGCGGTGCAGAGCGTCAACTCGTCGCTGCGGGGAAGCGATCCCAGGCGCACCGTCAGCTGcttgatgaactctgacctccaGCTGCCTGAAGTGTTTCCAGCTGCGGCGGCGCTTTATCACcgggagctgcagctgctgcagagatGCACCACTCAG GGGGAATTGCACCAGGAAGAACTGTTTGTTGCCGTGGAGATGCTGTCAGCGGTTgctctgaccaatcagagcctggaggcgGGACATCTGCAGCAGTTCAGCTCCTCATTGGTCAGTCTGTCTGCAGGACTCTGTGATGTGGATAGCGCCCTCATGGACAG GTACATGCAGCACCTGGCAGGTGTGAAGCAGCAGGAGGGCGGAGCCATGCTCACCTGGAATCAGTTGCAGGAAGGAATAAACAGCGTGAACAGCTGCGCCGAGGACCAACACCAGC AGCTCCAGGCAGTCGGCCTGATAAACGAGGCGCTGATGAGAGGAGACgtccagcagctgctgtctgctctgctgctgccctctggtggcctGGAGGACGTCATACCTGCCAATGTCTGCAGGTACCTGATGCTGCTGACCAGCTGCAGGCACGACAAAGCCCAG ATGAGCAGAGACCCAGGAGCTGAGCTGTGGTTGGCTGATATCCAGGAAGTAGTGAAGCAAGCCAATCAGCAGAGCCAGAACGCCCTGAAGC TGTGCCTGGCGGTGGCAGCCGCAAACCAGGCGGTAAAGGAGAACCGGGCCCAGCAGACGCTGCGGGTTCTGTCTCTGCCAGACCTGCAGCTGCGTGGCGTTCTGCCAGACTGCGCCGCGGCGTACCAGCAGGAGCTAAGCGGCCGGCTGGCGGACCGGATCCGTCCAGGTGAGGCCCGTCCAGGTGAGGCCCGTCCAGGTGAGGCGTGGACTCTAGCGAAGGTTCTGCCGTGTCCAGGTGCAGAGCGGAGTCCATGGGTCCGGGTCCGGCTGGACGACGGGTCGTTTTATTACTTCCACCTGAGCCGGCTGGAGGGAAGCTGGGAGGTACCCGACGGCTTCCAGAACCACGGCCGCTTCTTGACCCGGCAGGACATACAG GAAGTAGTGAGCAGCGTTTCAGCATCCTACAACCGCAGCATTTTGTGGCGCAGAAGCGCCGCCCTTGTGGTCGGCCTGCAGGCGCGCTGTCGGGGCTTCCTGGTCAGGCAGCAGCTGGAGGGTCGCCAGCGCTACCTGATTGGTCAGAGTGCTGCTGTGGTCGTCATCCAG TCTCATTGGAGGAGGttcatccagcagagggcgtaCCGCCGCCGGCTGCAGCTCCTCTACAGGAACTGGAGGTCCATTGTCAAG ATCCAGGCGCTGGTGAGGATGTGGCTCGCCAGGAGGAGACTTCTGACCCGGCTCCGATTCTTCaggcaaaat GTGGACGCTGTGGTGAAGATCCAGACGTTCTTCCGGGCCAGCCGGGCCCGGAACCAGTACCGCCTGCTGG TGCATTCGGACACGCCCCCCCTGTCTGTGATCAGGAGGTTCCTGCGCCTGCTCGACCTTGGAGACGATGACATCAGAGAggaggcggagcttctgcggctGCGGCAGGAAGTGGTGCGGAGCATCCGCGCTAACCGGCAACTGGAGGCCGACCTTGACCTGATGGACCTGAAGATCGGCCTGCTGGTCCGGAACCGGGCCACGCTGCAG gaagtggtgtCCCACTGCAAGAAGCTGACCGGGAAGAACAAGGAGCACCTGTCGGACCTGATGGACATGGAGAGAAGCAAAGGGCTGAAGGCTCTGAGCCGCGACCGCAGGGAGAAGCTGGAGGCCTACCAGCACCTGTTCTACCTGCTGCAG ACGCAGCCCCTCTACCTGGCCCATGTGATCTTCCTGATGCCGCAGAGCCGCTCCACCTGCTTCGTGGAGATGCTGGTCTTCAGCCTGTTCAACTACGGCTCCGACCGCAGAGAcgccttcctgctgctgcagctctttACCGAAGCTCTCCGATACGAGATCAG ACTGAAGGTGGAGCAGCCGCAGGAAGTGATTACCGGGAATCCCACCGTCATCAAGATGCTGGTGAACTTTTACCGGCAGGCGCGCGGTCAGAACGCCTTGCGGGACTCCCTGGGTCCGGCGCTGCGGGACGTCCTGTTGGACCAAACCTTCAGCATCAGAACCGACCCGCTGGAGGTCTACAAGACCTGGATCAACCAGACCGAGACCCAGACCGGACACAAGAG CTCTCTACCCTACGAGGTTTCTGCGGAGGAAGCCCTGTCCCACCCGGAAGTCCAGCGAAGAATCGACATCGCCATCATCAACCTGAAGAACCTGACGGACCGCGTCCTCAAAGCCATCACCTCCAACCTCAACAAACTGCC GTATGGCCTACGTTACACAGCCAAGGTTCTCCGAGACGCCTTGAAGACAAAGTTCCCTGTGGCCAGCGAGGCCGAGCTCTACAAG ATTGTGGGAAACCTGGTGTACTATCGCTACATGAATCCGGCCATCGTGGCTCCGGACGGCTTCGACGTGGTGGACCGGTCGGCCGGATCCGCCCTGCAGCCGGAGCAGCGCCACATCCTGGGGTCCATAGCCCGCATGCTGCAGCACGCCGCCGCCAACAAGCACTTCCACGGAGACGGCTACCACGTTCACGCCCTTAACCAGTACATCACCCAGACCCACGGCAGGTTCAG GAAGTTCCTGCACAGCGTCTGTGATGTTCCCGAACCAGAGGAGCTGTTCAGCATGGACGAGTTCTCTGAGCAGCTGATCGTCAACAGACCCATCGTCTACATCTCCGTCAGCGAGTTGCTCAACACTCACAAG ctgctgctggagcatCAGGAGGTTTTGTGTCCTGACCCGTCGGACCCGCTGAGGCTGATCCTGAATGACCTCGGACCGGTTCCCTCCCTGCAGGAGCTCAACG GTGAGGCGTCGGCTGATCCAGGGTCAGAGTTCAGTAAGATGGAAGTTTCTCTGACGCTCACCAacaaatttgatgtttttgacgACTCTTCAGACCGACCGGACGTCCGAGGACTGCTGCTCAG CACCAAGCAGCTGATCATCGACGTCATCAGGACTCAGCCAGGCGACTCTCTGAGGGACATCCTGAAAACAAAGACCTCGCCTGACCAG gaagtgtgtcACAATTGGCTGGTGCAGCGCCGGGCCCGGCAGGACGCTCAGACGCCTGagaagatgaagaggaaccCGTCTCTGGTCGCCAACGGCAACCTGAGCCTGgaggaaaagaagaggaagatcGTACGCAGCCTCCGCCGCCTGGAGGCGCTCGGCGTTCTGCGGCCGCCGCGGGCCGAGGAGCAGCTCCTGCAGATGGTTGCCAAG GACATCCGACAGCAGCGGGTGCGTCGCCAGCGGCGGGGGGCGGAGCTTCACAAGCTGCAGCAGACTCTGAGCCGCCTGCAGGAGAAGAGCAGCTTCCACTGCCAGCAGGTCGAGTTCTACAGGCattacatcacttcctgtctggaCTACCTGACCACTGGCAG CAAAGGGACCAATAGGAACgcagcagagagcagagggaagAAGAAGCTTCCTGCTCTGAGCTACAGCGCCGCCCGGCTGCAGGAGAAGGGAGTGCTGCTGGAGATAGAGGACCTGCCGACCACACA GTTCAGGAACGTCGTCTTCGACATCACACCTGGTCCAGAGACGGGAAGCTTCAGCGTCAGCgcccgtttcctgggggtccagaTGGAGGACTTCCTGCTCCGATACCAG gatctgctgcagctgcagtacGAGGGCGTGGCGGTGATGAAGATGTTCGATAAAGCCAAAGTCAACGTCAATCTGCTCATCTTCCTGCTCAACAAGAAGttcttcaaaaaataa